The genomic stretch tgtggagtttgcatgttctccccgtgcatgcgtgggttttctccgggtactccggtttcctcccacattccaaaaaacatgctaggttaattggcgactcccaattgtccataggtatgaatgtgagtgtgatggctggccaccagtccagggtgtaccccgcctctcgcccgaagacagctgggataggctccagcacctcccgcgaccctcgtgagaataagcggtagaaaatgaatgaatgaaagagccatttttgtgttgttttggcagTAGAACttgcctatgttctactgctgattactaaagaacggaaatgATGGtccaatctttcttttggtatataccatgtctatatagcccgaGAACACTATATTCTGTGTGCCGCAACTGAAAGGTGTTTTGAAAAAtatctgggattgaatgaaataaaaaggcAAGAAATTCCACTAAGGGTTTGCAGTgctattaaaacaaaataagacataaaatataagacatattttGAGTACATAAGTGTTCATTCGTAGTTTTGAGAATCtacaatataaatacagtaaacctcggatatatcggattcaattgttcccactggttttgtccgatataagcgaaatccgttatatgcgtataccggaaaatgtccgttttacgcatatatcggatttatatccagtatatgcgtaaatcggattttatccgttataaaaaggcacttccttgactatgtttccaatgtacctggacgcgcaagcaacgctgcaaacgctgcaaatgacgtcatatagcggcctgtcacgattcggcgaatcggagcgccacgatgcggccatccgatatatgcgagggaaatttaatggaaatgcactggaacgggactggagattttgtccgaaataggcgaaatccgttataaaaaatctgatatatgcaatgaatttttattggaaatgcattacagaaaagtcggttcttttttatctgtccgttgtgagcgaatttccgatatatccgagtccgatatatccgaggtttactgtaggcATGAACGTAAAGAAAACACATTGATTTAGAAGGTGTGTCCAAACCTGTACGGTACATAACGTATATGTAGCAATGCTTAGTGGACATTGGTGATGCAGTTTTATGCATAATCTCCGTTTAACAACCATCAAACAAATAACCTCACACTTTTTTGTACCTTTTGTGTTCCTCTGTGTCCTGACATTCAGCTGACAGGATGGTGATGACGGACCTGTTGAAAGCGGAGGAGATCAAGAAAGCTCTTGATGCCTTCGCAGGTTAGATTTCTGTGCTACCTTGGCTTGATTGGGAAAGAGCACACAGAAagtgactggaaaaaaaaaagtcagacacTTAGTGACTAAACACTGAACTTCTTTATCCTGTCGTTTTGCAGCAGTGACGTTCGACCCTAAAAAGTTCTTTGACTTGGTGGGAATGACGGCTATGTCAGCCGAGAGCGTCAAGCAGGTCTTTCGAGTCCTGGATGTGGACGGAAGTGGATtcatagaagaagaagaactcaAGTAAGGATAAAACCAGAAACTTGTGTTTctgatatacagtggtgtgaaaaagtgtttgccccattcctaattgtttcatcaaaaaaaaatccaatattagtcaatgacaataaaaaatcctgcaggagaatgtccggccatctgtttatgacctcaaGTTGacaccaacttgggttctgcagcagaacaataatccaaaacacaccagcaagtccccCTCTGAAtgcctgaagaaaaaccaaatgaagacttggGGGTGCCcttgtcaaagtcctgacctgaatcctattgagatgctgtagCATGACCTTGAAGAGCCTCTTCATggtggaaaagcctccaatgtggctgaatgacaataATTCTGCAAGGATGAGTGGACCAAAATTCCTCTATAGCGCTGTCAGAAAtgcattgcaagttattgcaaacacttgattgcagttgttgctgcaagGGTGGTCCAActagttattaggtttagggggcaacCACTTCTTCACACAGTGCCATGGAGTTTTGGATTTCCATTTAAAagttgcattttgtgttcagttgtgttgtgattgactaatatttacatttgtttgatctgaaacggcggcacggcggtctggtggttagtgcgcagacctcacagctaggagaccagggttcaattcccaccctcggccatctctgtgtggagtttgcatgttctccccgtgcatgcgtgggttttctccgggtactcctggtttcctccggtttcctcccacattccaaaaacatgctaggttaattggcgactccaaattgtccataggtatgaatgtgagtgtgaatggttgtttgtctatatgtgccctgtgattggctggcgaccagtccagggtgtaccccgcctttcgcccgaagacagctgggataggctccagcccgcgaccctcgtgaggaaaagcggtagaaaatgaatgaatgaatgaatgaatgatctgaaacatttacatACGTGTGAAATCAGGAAGAGGGCATGCACTTTTTTTCGCACCACTGTAAATCCTTGTCCACAGAGACGTTACTTAGCTTGTGCCTCTGCAGGTTCGTCTTAAAGGGATTCTCTGAGGATGGCAGAGACTTGACAGACGATGAGACAAGAGCGTTTCTCAAAGCAGCCGACAAAGATGGCGATGGCAAGATCGGGATTGATGGTGTGTTGCATGATTTGATCCAAAATTACTTCCTCCAAAAGGGGCAAAATATCCAGTTTAAAATCTACAATTGGACACAGTACAGGTCAACGGTTTTAAGGCACTTTCTCCTTCAATAGCATGGCAAAGTGTGTCCAAATATTTGAGTGGTACTGTCCATTGTACCAAACGCTGGGCATGTAAAAGGGCACACAAAATTCTGTTTCACTAGGTTATGTGTAAAAGATGGGCAAATAAATGCATGGCTCTAATGCAAAagaagtactactactactgtaacTGTGTGACACTCCAAAATTAGTTTGATGGTCTTGGAGGAGGTCTAGGTTGTCCAGTACTGTTATTGTGGCCTTTTGCACATTACTGTATGTGCACcttattttgtttcattcacTTTCTCTCTCAACAGAGTTTGAAGCGATGGTGCATGAATAGGAGACAGCAGGGCATCCTTCACCTCCTCCCCCATCCTCCCTGCATCCATAGTTTGTAACAGTCACCATCAAACTCCTCTCATCTCCCCGGGGGGGAAGCCTACGCATGGAGTACGACCGGCCGAcccgcctccctccctccctgcctgCTCACCCGCTACAACAGGCAGCGTCCCACAGGAGCAACGTTACCAGATTTGAATTTAATGTTAAGTGCAGTATGAAATCTGTATGCTGTATCAGGGTCCACAATCCTCCTTGATGAGCGCATAAAGATAGCTTGGTGCTAGTGATGTTGTATCCCAGCTCGTGCTTTCTTTGGGTtcttttgtcatgtttatttcatgttttgtttagtCTTCCTATCCTCATCCACCACCCACACAACAAAGAAGTGAGAAAAGACAGTaagaaattgtaataaaaagtatggagtaatgtttttttttttacttgtttagtcacattcaaaacaaaccctttaaatattacaatacaCTATCACGACAAATGTCTGAAACACTGTGGATGACAAAAACCTGGGCCTATAAGTTACCGCTAAAATAGAAATACGATGTTGATATTCCACTAAATTGTCCTCCGTGTGTCAAcgttcacagtttttttttttccccctgataATGTTGCCTCACTTACAAACCCTGGGATCCAGCATTGTGCTTCAGTGGATCCGAGGGGCCGACCTGTCATTGGTCTTTGTAGGGCGGAGCTTCACAGTGGCGAACGGGTTTGTGCCTCTGAAATGAGAGAGTGAAGGAAAATGTCACACAATCCCTTGCAAGCCTTTTGGTGTGGAAATGTAACACTATACACAGGGGGGGGGTGTGCGTCAACTCAAAGGTACGTTTTGTGCCACACAGACACAAGCCGATACATCAGAAATATAAACACATGAAGGatttatatacactatatagacAAAACTATACaaacagtgtgtgtttgtgcaagcTAACTCTTCTCCTCCTGGACTGTTGCACACAAAGTGGTGAAAATTTGTCCAAACATGCACATCTACTGGCAAATATACCACATGGTGGCATCTTAATAACCCCATATGTTTGTATCAAAGACCTTATTGAACTTTGGGGTGTTTTACTGAATCACCACAAACTTTGGTACGCACTTTTAGGGGACGTACTAGCACATGTGAGTTAAATTTGAGCAACAttgtttgaaaaacatggccgccatcaaggaAAATGTCCGCCGGAGCACAAGTGGGACTAATTAGgacttttgtttttggtttcgcGTGTAGTGTTTCTTAGACGTTACTGTAATTTCCGATGTATAAGCCACtactttttcttaaactttgaaccttACGGCTTATTCAGCAGTGCAGCTAATACAGTATGGCTATTTTCTAATCTCATGACATCTACTTCACTTCAGAAGTACTACTAATCATTTAAACAATGTGCCATTAGCGCTTTCTtaggcaggagccaatcacaatcGATAAGTGAACTTatgacaagcttgtcaacccattagaAATTTCATGGGGTCATTACTTTATATAACAGTTTGtcagaatgctaaaatcatcacacagtaacttaacacccaaaagctAGGTAAGAAATAAGACAAAGCAACTACCCagacaagtttaaaataaaaaacaacaggtATTTTAACTTCATCCCATCAGGCATTTTCCCCAGGTTATTGCTACCaaggtgctgcaatgctgcctctgtccaccagagtagcccagagggaggctgacatcatttcaGCGAAATAACCagtgaaatgctttgctgggaaGAAATGCGTTATGGGATGAAGTTAAAATACctgttgttttttattagttttttaaagtttttttgagtgttaagttactgtgtgatgatttgtgttctttgtaagatgacactgtgagttagactgttatattgaggaaTAACCTCCTGCAATATATTTGTAGCGGGCGGCAcaacggtctagtggttagcgctcagacctcacagctaggagaccagggttcaattccaccctcgggcatctctgtgtggagtttgcatgttctccccatgcgtgggttttctcccacattccaaaaacatgctaggttaattgacgactccaaattgtccataggtatgaatgtgagtgtgaatggttgtttgtctatatgtgccctgtgattggcttggctctcgcccgaagacagctggggtaggctccagcaccccctgcgaccctcgtgaggaaaaagcgaatGAATAGATGAATATTTTCGTAGCTTGTGAAGAGCTACATGGTCCTAATGGACGTGGACATATGAAGCATATGTAATGTAGTGTGTGCATCTTCAACACCGTAAATTATGATGCACCATAAATTGCCTGTGTAAAATGAATGCCAGCATGTCTTCATAAGCGTTTTGAGCACAACCCATGGAGGGCGCTAAATGTCATTTCCAGCACGTATAACAGTGTGCTTGGAACATTTTCTATAGGATTTGGGACCATGTCTGTTTGATTTTTCACCGCTTATTTTCAGCCATGTCTTTTGTTAAGGATCTTGCACTGTATCCACACAACATTGAAAAACAGATAATTGGCAACAATATGCTTGTAAAATGAAGATTAATTCAATGATAAAAATCTTTTGTCCATATAGTGTACTGATAAGGCAAAGTGAATGAAACAAGAGCTACCTTGGAAAAAGAGGATTCTCGGGTGGGCCATTGGGTGATAAACCCTGTAAGAATTATTGGAATTATACAGATATTATATTGAAGAGATTATTGAACATTGTTGATTTCAGTGTCATTTAGCACCTGTACGTCACCCTCACTCTTCCTCTCAGGGGTGGAAGAAAGCGGTCGCAGATCAGCGGACCCCCTTTGGAGACTGAGACTTTTcggaggaggaggtggcggaggaggaggcggtggaGGAGGAGATTTTGCCTCCGTCGTCGAAGTTTTCACCTCTGTCGTCGCAGGTTCGGCCTTCTTCTCTGGGATGGGAGAGACTGACCGGATATCCACAGAAGCTCTGCGGTTAGGTGTGGCCGGTGGTGCAACATCACCGTAGCTCCTGCTCTCTGATTGGTCGCTGTGTGTGTCCCCAGGGTCCAGCAAGTTGTTCATGCTGCTACTTCTCAGAGAAGTGCCACTGAAGAGTGAAAGGAGGTGTCAGTGGATACAAATACGCACATCGAGGGGGTACTAGACAATATAATGATGCACAATAATGTCACCTGCTTGTGTTTAAATCATCAATGGAGCCCACGTAAGCAGCAGGGAACCAGCCCTGCCTGCGGGAAAGCAAAGGAATAAAACACATCAGACAAACAAAACTATCTCAACAATTCCGTTGCAGTCAGGGAACGTACCGCAGGCTGCTGTCGGTGCGGCCGTACAGCCAACCGTTGCGCGGCTCCTGTATCAGCACAGTGATCATCTCCCCCTTGTTGAAAGGCAGCAACTTTGGGTTAGATGAGGAGGGATGAGACACCAAGGCCCTCATGGGTCTGCCGCCGCCCAGACCCAGAGACTCTCCCACAGACCCCGAGCGAGAGCGGCTGGGGAGGGGCGATGGAGCTGGTGGATGGTGCAAAAACAGAGATTATTACAACTGAGTAGAGGAGATAGACCTTCTTCAGACATGTTGTCATCTTGTTTGACCAGCAGGAGGCAGCAGTGTACCTCCTGTGTCAGCAATAGACATATTTGGTGTATTCCATACCTGAAAGGCCTCACACAGCACCAGCTGCTGTCATGTGATATACTGTAGTGTTGGTTGGATGGGGGTACAACATttcatatatacttatatatagaCGTAGAAGCAGAAATTACAACATGACTTTTAGTTGTCCTAAAAACACACCACATTTGCCAGTAAATGTCAGTAAATGTGAAAATAGGTCTGGCAACTGAACTCAAACATCTTGCAAACTTTCCTGGACGCACATCTCCTTGTTTCACTAAACCCCATAAATCAACACAGAAGTACTGTAGTTTCACAGGTAACTACGGGGTCaggaaaaatgatctgacacatttgtaggttcaTAACGTAAATTCTTCAGAGCAGCAATGGCCACTTTGACTGCCCTGCCTCTCTGACATCAATGAGATTTTAAGGTTGAGTAATAGTAGTGATGTCAAAAATAAACTGCGCTGAAGCTGCATCAAAGATAAGTCTGcctggaaacaggagttcagaacattcagagtaCAGCCCATGGGTTAAAGAACCAGCAACCCACACTAAAACATTACGATTCCACCATGAATATGCTACCAATCAACTGCAGACCACGGTCAAAAAGTGAACGCCCACCTCTCGAGGGAACTTTCCCCAGTGCCTGTTGCTCCCGCCTGGCCCAGGACATGTCATCATCTCTGGCTACCGTCTGTAGTAGGGAGCTCACAGAGCCTCGCAGCTGCTGAGACAAGATATGGTGATGTCACACAGTTTGGCAGATACCGTTTATCACTCAAATACATAAGACGACACCTCTTTTTTTGCATATATATTGTTAAGACAATAAATAACTACGACAAATCAATTTATACATCCATGTTCTCCTGATCAGGTTCACATGGAGGTGGAGCCTATCAGCTGATTTCAAATGAAAGGTAGACTACAACCTGGATAGCTTtcaagtcaatcacagggcaaatacattatgattattatgattattatgattattatgattattatgattattatgattattatgattattatgattattatgattatcatgattattatgccaccctcggccatctctgtgtggagtttgcatgttctccccgtgcatgcctgggttttctccgggtactccggtttcctcccacattccaaaaacatgctaggttaattggcgactccaaattgtccataggtatgaatgtgagtgtgaatggttgtttgtctatatgtgccctgtgattggctggccaccagtccagggtgtaccccgcctatcgcccgaagacagctgggataggctccagcacccccgcgaccctcgtgaggaaaaagtggtaaaaaatgaatgaatgaatgattattatgatattattcattcattcattcattatgattatgattattatggttattattattattattattattattcccttGCTATGCTTGTATGTCATGTTCATGGGTGACTTTAAGAGTAGCAGATACTGATACACAAGCCgagagtgccctcttgtggccgtGAGTGTGGGGGCGGGGCATATGTTTACActtcgctccagagtataagtcgcaggaccagccaaaccatgacaaaagtgtgacttatagtccctTTAACACAGTAATTTATTACGAAAAACAAATTATCTGAAAAGTTTGAGTTCAAAAATGTCCGCAATTTGCGTCGCTGCTTGAGAACCACTGGTATAGATGATATAAAGCAAGTAAGGGCAGAGAGAGTGAACCTACCACATTATGCTGAGCATAATTAATAAGTTTAATAAGTAGTACCTGTGCCTCTTGGTCCAAATTAGTAGGGGTTCGCGATCCAGACCCTCTGGTCTCATTGACTTTCTCCTTCCATCCGTCTGCTTTTTGCTGAAGTGACATGACTGTCTGAATACAGATGAAGAAGGTGATCACCTCATTAAACGGTGACCTGGATCAGGCAGCAATAACATCAgcagataattaaaaaaaggccGGCGGCATTTCACTTATTTATGCAATGGCCTTCGCTTGTTGGTGACTTTGACGAATGGCTTCTTGAGATACATTCGATTAAATTCCTAATGAGCAAGAGAGAGTTGTGCTTGTATACCTTGTTAACCAAGAAGAGCAACGACTGAGTGAGACCACAGTGTTTCTCTGCCAGGAAACGATAcctcctttcctcctccttcaggATCTCCTGCTGGCTCTGCCTCAAGTACTGCATGTAGTCACTGCTCTCctaacaacacacaaacacatcgtGTTGTGATTAGCGTCCAAACCTGATGCATGACAATGTGAACGGCTTTGTTTTGCTGACCAGGGAGTCCCTGTAGGCTCCTCGTCTTAGCTGTTTCTCCAAAGCCTCCGCTTGGTTCCTCACCTCCAGTTCGTACACTCGCCGGCTTCCCTGCAAGCAACACAAAGCGACTTCTTAACCCtcttcaaaacacattttcagttgagctaaaaagtatttttgggcCTCACATCGATATACTCCTCATCCAACTTGACGTTCTTCTCCATGGCTTGTAACACCTCCACCTGGAACCATCGAAACTGCACCAGGGATAGTGTAAGTACATCAGTATATCCAAATATAATCATTTGGATCCAAATGGGgaattatttaatcattttgtgCAGTGTATTAGTGTGTACTGACCACTCC from Doryrhamphus excisus isolate RoL2022-K1 chromosome 1, RoL_Dexc_1.0, whole genome shotgun sequence encodes the following:
- the baiap2l2b gene encoding brain-specific angiogenesis inhibitor 1-associated protein 2-like protein 2, whose product is MAGTSSDQLHRSTLSVYSNLMEHFNPGLQKLVALGNGYVKAFQALAGCSEAYFSAVAKMGDQALHTLSSRSLGEVLIQISETQRRLTAEMEGVFRWFQVEVLQAMEKNVKLDEEYIDGSRRVYELEVRNQAEALEKQLRRGAYRDSLESSDYMQYLRQSQQEILKEEERRYRFLAEKHCGLTQSLLFLVNKTVMSLQQKADGWKEKVNETRGSGSRTPTNLDQEAQLRGSVSSLLQTVARDDDMSWARREQQALGKVPSRAPSPLPSRSRSGSVGESLGLGGGRPMRALVSHPSSSNPKLLPFNKGEMITVLIQEPRNGWLYGRTDSSLRQGWFPAAYVGSIDDLNTSSGTSLRSSSMNNLLDPGDTHSDQSESRSYGDVAPPATPNRRASVDIRSVSPIPEKKAEPATTEVKTSTTEAKSPPPPPPPPPPPPPKSLSLQRGSADLRPLSSTPERKSEGDVQGLSPNGPPENPLFPRGTNPFATVKLRPTKTNDRSAPRIH
- the pvalb7 gene encoding parvalbumin-7, translated to MCADRMVMTDLLKAEEIKKALDAFAAVTFDPKKFFDLVGMTAMSAESVKQVFRVLDVDGSGFIEEEELKFVLKGFSEDGRDLTDDETRAFLKAADKDGDGKIGIDEFEAMVHE